The following proteins are encoded in a genomic region of Pseudomonas sp. Os17:
- a CDS encoding N-acetylglutaminylglutamine amidotransferase, whose amino-acid sequence MCGLAGELRFDHQPADLAAVERITHHLAPRGPDAWGFHSQGPIALGHRRLKIMDLSDGSAQPMIDNQLGLSLAFNGAIYNFPELRAELEARGYAFHSGGDTEVLLKGYHAWGADLLPKLNGMFAFAIWERDAQRLFIARDRLGVKPLYLSRTGQRLRFASALPALLKGGDINPILDPVALNHYLNFHAVVPAPRTLLAGIEKLPPATWMRIEADGRTEQQTWWSLPYGPRADETQLTLEDWTDRVLESTREAVAIRQRAAVDVGVLLSGGVDSSLLVGLLRDVGVDDLSTFSIGFEDAGGERGDEFQYSDLIARHYGTRHHQLRIDEGEIIDQLPAAFRAMSEPMVSHDCIAFYLLSREVAKHCKVVQSGQGADELFAGYHWYPQVDGASDPYAAYRAAFFDRSYDDYAATVQPQWLTAHDAAGDFVREHFAQPGADAPVDKALRLDSTVMLVDDPVKRVDNMTMAWGLEARTPFLDYRLVELSARVPARFKLPDGGKQVLKEAARRVIPSAVIDRKKGYFPVPGLKHLQGDTLNWVRELLLDPSQDRGLFNPAMLDRLLTDPQGQLTPLRGSKLWQLAALNLWLSEQGI is encoded by the coding sequence ATGTGCGGATTAGCTGGCGAATTACGCTTTGATCATCAACCTGCCGACCTGGCAGCGGTTGAACGAATCACTCATCACCTGGCCCCCCGTGGCCCCGACGCCTGGGGCTTTCACAGCCAGGGCCCGATCGCCCTCGGCCATCGACGACTGAAAATCATGGACCTGTCGGACGGCTCGGCGCAGCCCATGATCGACAACCAACTGGGCCTGTCCCTGGCCTTCAACGGCGCGATCTACAACTTCCCCGAATTGCGCGCCGAACTGGAAGCCCGGGGCTATGCCTTCCACTCCGGCGGTGACACCGAAGTGCTGCTCAAGGGCTATCACGCCTGGGGCGCCGACCTGCTGCCCAAGCTCAACGGCATGTTCGCCTTCGCCATCTGGGAGCGCGACGCCCAGCGCCTGTTCATCGCCCGCGACCGCCTCGGGGTCAAGCCTCTGTACCTGTCGCGCACCGGCCAGCGCCTGCGCTTCGCCTCGGCCCTGCCGGCCTTGCTCAAGGGCGGCGACATCAACCCGATTCTCGATCCGGTGGCGCTCAATCACTACCTGAACTTCCACGCCGTGGTGCCGGCGCCCCGCACCTTGCTGGCGGGCATCGAGAAACTGCCACCGGCCACCTGGATGCGCATCGAAGCCGACGGCCGCACCGAACAGCAGACCTGGTGGTCCCTGCCCTACGGCCCCCGTGCCGACGAAACCCAGCTGACCCTGGAAGACTGGACTGACCGGGTGCTCGAGAGCACCCGCGAGGCGGTGGCCATCCGTCAGCGGGCGGCGGTGGATGTCGGCGTGCTGCTGTCCGGCGGTGTCGATTCCAGCCTGCTGGTGGGCCTGCTGCGGGACGTCGGGGTGGACGACCTGTCGACCTTCTCCATCGGCTTCGAGGATGCCGGCGGCGAACGCGGCGACGAGTTCCAGTACTCGGACCTGATTGCCCGCCACTACGGCACCCGGCATCACCAGTTGCGCATCGACGAGGGCGAGATCATCGACCAGTTGCCGGCGGCGTTCCGCGCCATGAGCGAACCGATGGTCAGCCACGATTGCATCGCCTTCTATTTGTTGTCCCGAGAAGTGGCCAAGCACTGCAAGGTGGTGCAAAGCGGCCAGGGCGCCGACGAACTGTTCGCCGGCTACCACTGGTACCCGCAGGTAGACGGCGCCAGCGACCCGTACGCTGCCTACCGCGCGGCCTTCTTCGATCGCAGCTACGACGACTACGCGGCCACCGTGCAGCCGCAATGGCTGACGGCACACGACGCCGCCGGCGACTTCGTCCGCGAGCATTTCGCCCAACCAGGCGCCGACGCGCCTGTGGACAAGGCCCTGCGCCTGGACAGCACGGTGATGCTGGTGGATGACCCGGTCAAACGTGTGGATAACATGACCATGGCCTGGGGCCTGGAGGCGCGCACGCCCTTCCTCGACTACCGCCTGGTGGAGCTGTCGGCCCGGGTGCCGGCACGCTTCAAGCTGCCGGACGGTGGCAAGCAGGTGCTCAAGGAAGCGGCGCGGCGGGTGATCCCCAGCGCGGTCATCGACCGCAAGAAAGGCTACTTCCCGGTGCCGGGCCTCAAGCATTTGCAGGGCGACACCCTGAACTGGGTGCGTGAACTGCTGCTGGACCCGAGCCAGGATCGCGGCCTGTTCAACCCGGCCATGCTCGATCGCCTGCTGACCGATCCCCAGGGCCAACTGACGCCCCTGCGCGGCTCCAAGCTGTGGCAACTGGCGGCCTTGAACCTGTGGCTCAGCGAACAAGGAATCTGA
- a CDS encoding SDR family oxidoreductase has product MHNRMMITGAGSGLGREIALRWARDGWRLALSDVSEAGLQETLKQVRAAGGDGFVQRCDVRDYSQLTAFAQACEVKFGGIDIIVNNAGVASGGFFGELSLEDWDWQIAINLMGVVKGCKAFLPLLEQSKGKIINIASMAALMQGPAMSNYNVAKAGVVALSESLLVELAQQEIGVHVVCPSFFQTNLLDSFRGPTPAMKAQVGKLLESSPITAAQIADYIHTQVNAGQFMILPHEQGRMAWALKQKNPQALYDEMTLMADKMRAKAKQGAH; this is encoded by the coding sequence ATGCACAATCGCATGATGATCACTGGCGCGGGCTCCGGCCTGGGTCGCGAAATCGCTTTGCGCTGGGCCCGCGATGGCTGGCGGCTGGCCTTGTCCGATGTCAGCGAAGCGGGCCTGCAGGAAACCCTGAAGCAGGTACGCGCCGCCGGTGGCGACGGTTTCGTGCAGCGTTGCGATGTGCGTGACTACAGCCAGTTGACGGCGTTTGCCCAGGCTTGCGAAGTGAAGTTCGGCGGCATCGACATCATCGTCAACAATGCTGGCGTGGCTTCGGGCGGGTTCTTCGGCGAGCTGTCCCTGGAGGATTGGGACTGGCAGATCGCGATCAACCTGATGGGCGTGGTCAAGGGCTGCAAGGCCTTTCTGCCGCTGCTGGAACAGAGCAAGGGCAAGATCATCAATATCGCCTCCATGGCCGCCTTGATGCAGGGCCCGGCCATGAGCAACTACAACGTGGCCAAGGCCGGAGTGGTGGCGCTGTCCGAGAGCCTGCTGGTCGAGCTGGCGCAGCAGGAAATCGGCGTGCACGTGGTCTGCCCGTCGTTCTTCCAGACCAACCTGCTGGATTCCTTCCGTGGTCCGACCCCGGCCATGAAGGCCCAGGTGGGCAAATTGCTGGAAAGCTCGCCGATTACCGCCGCCCAGATTGCCGATTACATCCACACCCAGGTCAACGCCGGCCAGTTCATGATCCTCCCCCACGAGCAGGGGCGCATGGCCTGGGCCCTGAAGCAGAAAAACCCTCAGGCGCTGTACGACGAAATGACCCTGATGGCCGACAAGATGCGCGCCAAGGCCAAACAAGGGGCCCACTGA
- a CDS encoding fimbria/pilus periplasmic chaperone yields the protein MFCCFISRLITCIAILLCSLSVQASVVVDATRIVYPAKEREVSLRLSNQGQQAALVQTWIDDGRVDAKPDEVDTPFMVTPPMVRIDPDKGQSLRIAFVPSTHLPKDRESVFWLNVLDVPPLASAQVGNHMQLAFRTRLKLFFRPADLPGSSTESAEKLRWNLSKSGKDTVLQVHNDGAFHVSFKSVELKLKDGRAVTVESHMVAPKSSADFVFEQTPKASEVGVGVMYEWINDFGVNVRVEAKLQQ from the coding sequence ATGTTTTGTTGTTTCATTTCACGTCTGATCACTTGTATCGCTATTTTGCTGTGTTCTCTATCCGTCCAGGCCAGCGTGGTGGTTGATGCCACGCGAATTGTCTATCCAGCCAAGGAGCGCGAGGTTTCTCTCAGGCTGAGCAATCAGGGGCAACAAGCGGCGCTGGTACAGACCTGGATCGACGATGGCCGCGTCGATGCCAAGCCGGATGAGGTGGATACACCTTTCATGGTGACGCCGCCCATGGTGCGGATCGATCCCGACAAGGGGCAGTCGCTGCGGATTGCCTTTGTACCGTCAACTCATTTGCCCAAGGATCGTGAGTCGGTGTTCTGGCTCAATGTGCTGGATGTACCCCCACTGGCGAGTGCGCAGGTCGGCAATCACATGCAACTGGCGTTTCGTACGCGTCTGAAGTTGTTTTTCCGCCCTGCGGATCTTCCGGGAAGTTCCACTGAAAGTGCGGAAAAACTGCGCTGGAATTTATCCAAGTCTGGCAAGGATACTGTCTTGCAGGTGCACAATGATGGAGCCTTTCATGTGTCTTTCAAGTCGGTTGAGTTAAAGCTCAAAGATGGTCGGGCTGTAACAGTAGAAAGTCATATGGTTGCTCCAAAATCATCTGCTGATTTTGTTTTTGAACAAACACCCAAGGCCTCCGAGGTCGGGGTGGGTGTGATGTACGAATGGATCAACGATTTTGGAGTCAATGTGCGCGTTGAGGCCAAGCTGCAACAATAA
- a CDS encoding YnfA family protein, translated as MLNYLWFFLAALFEIAGCYAFWMWLRQGKSALWVIPALISLTLFALLLTKVEASYAGRAYAAYGGIYIVASIGWLAVVERVRPLGSDWLGLALCVIGASVILFGPRFSNG; from the coding sequence ATGCTCAATTACCTGTGGTTCTTCCTCGCCGCGCTGTTTGAAATCGCCGGCTGCTATGCCTTCTGGATGTGGCTGCGCCAGGGCAAGAGCGCCTTGTGGGTGATTCCCGCCCTGATCAGCCTGACCCTGTTCGCCCTGTTGCTGACCAAAGTCGAAGCCAGTTACGCCGGACGCGCCTATGCCGCCTACGGTGGCATCTACATCGTTGCGTCCATTGGCTGGCTGGCGGTGGTGGAGCGGGTGCGGCCCCTGGGCTCGGACTGGTTGGGGCTGGCACTGTGTGTGATCGGGGCCAGTGTGATTCTGTTCGGCCCGCGCTTTTCCAACGGTTGA
- a CDS encoding fimbria/pilus outer membrane usher protein gives MSALSKKLLLLVSCVLAYSRKCLVVRDGFILGSMTLIGSWMVIDVSAADEPIRFNPAFFGNSRGETLDLSRYEQGNPLTPGTYRLDVYLNQNRVGTQEILLRTVADGSRVEPCLPPALLEQLGVDFTRLPEDQANRARAAECLGPDEMVPQGRLEVDMADLRADLSIPQLYLSRTQRGYVSSKEWDAGVNAGFLGYSNNLSENRSNGQRSRQFYSGLNTGLNLGQWRLRHNGSYSYDDQSGSGGRSQYNALSSYVQRDITAAQAQLTLGEFYTPGNLFDSFSFTGVQLRSDERMLPDSMRGFAPVVRGVADTTAKVSVRQGQNLLHETTVPPGPFAIDDLNSAGYAGDLNVTITEADGRTKSFVVPYASMAQLLRPGSSRFSLSAGRYRDDSLDTLPGFVQGTYQYGLSNLWTGYGGSILAQDYRAWQGGVALSTSVGAVALDLTHSQASGLNDSEADGPTQLSGRSLRLSYNKLIETTATNFSVAAYRFSSEGYLNFDEYARLRDSPSQDRSFKQRSRLQLSLSQPIGERMGQLNFSALAQDYWRRDQGRDLSYQVGYSNSYSWGSFSFSAARTRSGGGSMDNQYLLSISLPLGRSRYSPYLSSSINYDGSGNHGVNSSLSGSLGENAQVGYSLYGSRDHYAGQSNSNYGGNLRYDAAHANYNLSASRGQNYQQASFAMQGTLVAHPGGINATSGQGETMAVLEAAGAKGAQVLSNANTRIADNGYAVVTGLTPYRRNDMALDPKGTSRDVELEMTSQQTAPRAGAVVMLRYPTVVGTAVLLKLVRDDGQMIPLGAQVLGVNGEVLTQVGQGGRAFVRGLEGQGQLLIQWGAGQSCLASYRMPSAPSSNDEYYQQLELPCHKGGAILNR, from the coding sequence ATGAGTGCTTTGTCAAAAAAGTTGCTGTTACTTGTGAGTTGCGTACTTGCTTACTCTAGAAAGTGTTTGGTTGTGCGTGATGGTTTTATTCTGGGCAGCATGACGCTGATCGGATCGTGGATGGTTATTGATGTCAGCGCGGCTGACGAGCCGATTCGTTTCAATCCGGCGTTCTTTGGCAACAGTCGTGGAGAAACGCTGGACCTGTCCAGGTATGAGCAAGGTAATCCGCTGACGCCCGGGACTTATCGCCTTGATGTGTATCTCAATCAAAACCGGGTTGGGACTCAAGAGATCCTACTGAGGACCGTGGCCGATGGTTCAAGGGTCGAGCCCTGCCTACCCCCCGCTTTGCTGGAGCAACTGGGCGTTGATTTCACCCGGCTGCCCGAGGACCAGGCCAACCGGGCCCGCGCCGCCGAGTGCCTGGGGCCCGACGAAATGGTGCCTCAGGGGCGCTTGGAAGTGGACATGGCCGACTTGCGCGCTGATCTGTCCATTCCTCAGTTGTACCTGAGCCGGACCCAGCGCGGTTATGTGTCGTCCAAAGAGTGGGATGCGGGGGTCAATGCAGGCTTTCTCGGCTACAGCAACAACCTGTCCGAGAACCGTAGCAACGGACAGCGCAGTCGCCAGTTTTATAGCGGCCTCAATACGGGGCTCAACCTGGGCCAATGGCGCCTGCGACACAATGGCTCCTACAGTTATGACGATCAGTCAGGTTCCGGCGGTCGCAGCCAGTACAACGCCTTGAGCAGCTATGTGCAGCGCGATATCACCGCAGCCCAGGCCCAGCTGACCTTGGGGGAGTTCTATACCCCCGGCAATCTGTTCGACAGCTTTTCCTTTACCGGCGTACAACTGCGCAGCGATGAGCGCATGTTGCCTGATTCGATGCGTGGGTTTGCGCCCGTGGTGCGTGGCGTCGCCGATACCACCGCCAAGGTCAGCGTGCGTCAGGGCCAGAACCTGTTGCATGAAACTACGGTGCCCCCGGGGCCGTTTGCCATCGATGACCTGAACAGCGCGGGCTACGCCGGTGACCTCAATGTCACCATCACCGAAGCCGATGGGCGGACCAAAAGTTTTGTGGTTCCCTATGCCTCGATGGCCCAGTTACTGCGGCCCGGCAGTTCGCGCTTCAGCCTGAGTGCCGGACGCTACCGCGATGACAGCCTGGATACGCTGCCCGGTTTTGTCCAGGGAACCTATCAGTACGGCTTGTCCAATCTGTGGACCGGTTATGGCGGCAGTATCCTGGCTCAGGATTATCGGGCCTGGCAGGGCGGCGTGGCCTTGAGCACTTCCGTGGGAGCGGTGGCGCTGGATCTGACCCATTCCCAGGCCTCGGGCTTGAACGATTCAGAGGCTGACGGCCCCACGCAACTCAGTGGTCGCAGCCTGCGCTTGTCGTACAACAAGCTGATTGAAACCACTGCCACCAACTTCAGCGTGGCGGCCTATCGGTTCTCCAGTGAGGGTTATCTGAACTTCGACGAGTACGCTCGCCTGCGGGACAGCCCGTCGCAAGACCGGTCGTTCAAGCAACGCAGTCGGCTGCAGTTGAGCCTGAGTCAGCCGATAGGCGAGCGCATGGGGCAGCTGAACTTTTCCGCTCTGGCGCAGGATTACTGGCGTCGCGATCAGGGGCGGGATCTGAGCTATCAGGTGGGGTACTCCAACAGTTACAGCTGGGGAAGTTTCAGTTTCAGCGCCGCCCGCACCCGCAGCGGAGGGGGCAGCATGGACAATCAATACCTGCTCAGTATCAGTTTGCCTCTGGGACGCAGCCGCTATTCACCCTACCTTAGCTCGTCCATCAACTACGACGGCAGCGGCAATCACGGCGTCAATAGCTCCTTGAGTGGCAGTCTCGGCGAAAACGCCCAGGTCGGTTACAGCCTCTACGGTTCACGTGATCATTATGCGGGGCAAAGCAACAGCAACTATGGCGGCAACCTGCGTTATGACGCGGCCCATGCCAACTACAACCTAAGCGCCAGCCGTGGCCAGAACTATCAGCAAGCCAGCTTCGCCATGCAAGGCACCCTGGTCGCCCACCCGGGCGGCATCAACGCCACTTCGGGGCAGGGCGAAACCATGGCCGTGCTCGAAGCCGCCGGGGCCAAGGGCGCCCAGGTCCTGAGTAACGCCAACACGCGGATCGCTGATAACGGTTATGCAGTCGTGACCGGACTTACGCCTTATCGACGCAACGATATGGCCCTGGACCCTAAGGGCACTTCCCGGGATGTCGAGTTGGAGATGACCTCGCAACAGACAGCTCCGCGTGCGGGGGCGGTGGTCATGTTGCGTTATCCGACCGTGGTGGGGACGGCCGTGCTGCTCAAACTGGTACGCGATGATGGCCAGATGATTCCCTTGGGCGCGCAAGTTCTCGGTGTCAATGGGGAGGTGTTGACGCAGGTCGGACAGGGCGGCCGAGCCTTTGTTCGGGGGTTGGAAGGTCAGGGCCAGTTGTTGATTCAGTGGGGGGCAGGGCAGAGTTGCCTGGCCTCTTATCGTATGCCCAGCGCCCCCTCCTCGAATGACGAGTATTACCAGCAATTGGAGTTGCCCTGCCATAAGGGCGGCGCAATCTTAAACAGGTAG
- a CDS encoding fimbrial protein, whose protein sequence is MSIKVLLNNRWSLMAWLLLATIHGGHAWANKCIGEPLATHFTSADFAMLKPPRDIPVGSTILVKEIDQGNTTMTCSGNGLWFDYGFVGGATKTAFEHVYETGVPGIGMRIYWYNEGGVYMEWPRFERRLNPTTYSPPHKFKFELVKTGTISSGKFIDHKIEIYYHNQLSNKISFNNVSYTAQSRGCTVARPVQTVTMPTVPLGKFKPDATPIGPKSFAIDLKCDKGVKVAYYITGLNTDLHILKNSVGKGMAKGVGLILVQGDASSQTQQMFGTRTEFKTSQTTVDDERLSIPLTAFYIQYGPEVTAGDVLANATVTFMYE, encoded by the coding sequence ATGAGTATCAAAGTCCTGCTCAACAATCGATGGTCCTTAATGGCTTGGTTACTGCTTGCCACCATTCATGGCGGTCACGCTTGGGCCAATAAATGCATCGGAGAGCCATTGGCGACGCACTTCACCAGTGCCGATTTCGCCATGCTCAAGCCTCCGCGCGATATTCCGGTGGGCAGCACTATCCTGGTCAAGGAGATAGATCAGGGCAACACCACCATGACCTGTAGTGGCAACGGGCTCTGGTTTGACTACGGCTTTGTCGGGGGCGCCACCAAGACCGCCTTTGAGCATGTCTATGAGACGGGAGTGCCGGGGATTGGCATGCGGATCTACTGGTACAACGAGGGCGGTGTTTACATGGAATGGCCCAGGTTCGAGCGTCGGTTGAACCCCACCACCTATTCACCGCCGCATAAGTTCAAGTTCGAACTGGTGAAGACCGGCACCATCAGCTCGGGAAAGTTCATCGATCACAAGATCGAGATTTATTATCACAACCAATTGAGCAATAAGATTTCGTTCAATAACGTGTCCTACACCGCTCAGAGCAGGGGTTGTACTGTCGCCCGTCCGGTGCAAACGGTCACCATGCCCACTGTTCCACTGGGCAAGTTCAAGCCGGATGCCACTCCGATCGGCCCCAAGTCGTTTGCGATCGATCTTAAGTGTGACAAAGGCGTCAAGGTTGCCTATTACATCACCGGGCTCAATACCGACCTGCATATTTTAAAAAACAGCGTGGGGAAAGGCATGGCCAAGGGCGTGGGCCTGATCCTGGTTCAAGGTGATGCCAGCAGCCAGACCCAGCAAATGTTTGGCACCCGCACTGAGTTCAAGACTTCGCAAACTACTGTCGATGACGAAAGACTCAGTATCCCGCTGACTGCCTTTTACATTCAGTACGGTCCGGAAGTAACGGCAGGCGATGTCCTGGCCAACGCCACGGTGACGTTCATGTATGAATGA
- a CDS encoding YheU family protein, with product MLIPHDQLEVDTLTRLIEDFVTREGTDNGDETPLETRVLRVRQALSKGQAVIVFDPDSEQCQLMLKHDVPKELFD from the coding sequence ATGCTGATTCCCCACGACCAACTTGAAGTCGACACCCTGACCCGTCTGATCGAAGACTTCGTCACCCGCGAGGGCACCGACAACGGCGATGAGACGCCTCTGGAAACCCGTGTGCTGCGGGTTCGTCAGGCCCTGAGCAAGGGCCAGGCAGTGATCGTTTTCGATCCGGACAGCGAACAGTGCCAGTTGATGCTCAAGCACGACGTGCCCAAGGAGCTGTTCGACTGA
- a CDS encoding osmoprotectant NAGGN system M42 family peptidase translates to MTRQIPQPDLAYLQKVLLEMLAIPSPTGFTDTIVRYVAERLEELGIPFELTRRGTIRATLKGQKNSPDRAVSAHLDTIGASVRAVKDNGRLTLAPVGCWSSRFAEGSRVSLFTDNGVLRGSVLPLMASGHAFNTAVDELPISWDHIELRLDAYCTTRADCESLGIGVGDFVAFDPLPEFTESGHISARHLDDKAGVAALLAALKAIVDSGESLMIDCHPLFTITEETGSGAAAALPWDVSEFVGIDIAPVAPGQHSSEHAVSVAMQDSGGPYDYHLSRHLLRLAAEHELPVRRDLFRYYFSDAHSAVTAGHDIRTALLAFGCDATHGYERTHIDSLAALSRLLSAYILSPPVFASDAQPAQGSLDRFSHQLEHDTQMESDTRVPSVDSLVGNRS, encoded by the coding sequence ATGACCCGTCAGATCCCCCAGCCCGATCTCGCTTACCTGCAGAAAGTCCTTCTGGAAATGCTCGCCATTCCCAGCCCCACCGGCTTTACCGACACCATCGTGCGTTACGTTGCCGAACGCCTGGAAGAACTGGGCATTCCCTTCGAGCTGACCCGGCGCGGCACCATCCGCGCCACCCTCAAGGGCCAGAAGAACAGCCCGGACCGGGCGGTGTCCGCGCACCTGGACACCATCGGTGCCAGCGTTCGCGCGGTGAAAGACAACGGCCGCCTGACCCTGGCCCCGGTGGGTTGCTGGTCCAGCCGCTTTGCCGAGGGCAGCCGGGTCAGCCTGTTCACCGACAACGGCGTATTGCGCGGCAGCGTGCTGCCGTTGATGGCCTCCGGCCACGCCTTCAACACGGCGGTGGATGAGCTGCCCATCAGTTGGGACCATATCGAACTGCGCCTGGACGCCTACTGCACCACCCGCGCCGATTGCGAATCCTTAGGTATAGGCGTGGGCGACTTTGTCGCCTTCGACCCGCTGCCGGAGTTCACCGAAAGCGGCCACATCAGCGCCCGGCACCTGGATGACAAGGCCGGCGTCGCCGCCCTGCTGGCGGCGCTCAAGGCCATCGTCGACAGCGGTGAGTCGCTGATGATCGATTGCCACCCGCTGTTCACCATCACCGAGGAAACCGGCAGCGGCGCGGCGGCGGCCCTGCCCTGGGACGTCAGTGAATTCGTCGGCATCGACATCGCCCCGGTCGCCCCGGGCCAGCACTCCAGCGAACACGCGGTGAGCGTGGCCATGCAGGACTCCGGCGGCCCTTACGACTATCACCTGTCCCGGCACCTGCTGCGTCTGGCCGCCGAGCACGAACTGCCGGTGCGCCGCGACCTGTTCCGTTACTACTTCAGCGACGCCCACTCGGCCGTGACCGCCGGCCATGACATTCGCACGGCGCTGCTGGCCTTCGGTTGCGACGCCACCCACGGCTACGAACGCACCCACATCGACAGCCTGGCGGCGCTCAGCCGCTTGCTCAGCGCCTACATTCTCAGCCCGCCGGTGTTTGCCAGCGATGCACAACCGGCCCAGGGTTCCCTGGACCGCTTCAGTCATCAGCTGGAACACGACACCCAGATGGAAAGCGACACTCGGGTGCCCTCGGTAGACAGCCTGGTGGGCAACAGGTCCTGA
- the ngg gene encoding N-acetylglutaminylglutamine synthetase: MKANATAYSQRLLRGQAPSYERLQARFAEDGSEPGNAPIALHCGWGRLLIGHTFPDPGSLAAELLNEQPGERDIALYVAAPQQVLGLEPTQLFLDPSDTLRLWFSDYRQATRVFRGFRIRRAQSESDWQAINRLYQARGMLPIDPQRLTPRHQGGPVYWLAEDQDSGAVIGSVMGLDHHKAFQDPEHGSSLWCLAVDPDCSRPGVGEVLVRHLIEHFMSRGLSYLDLSVLHDNRQAKSLYAKLGFRTLSTFAIKRKNGINQPLFLGPGPQADFNPYARIIVEEAHRRGIDVQVDDADAGLFTLSHGGRRVRCRESLSDLTSAISMSLCQDKSLTHKVLKEAGLKLPAQQRAGSADDNLEFLDEHQRVVVKPLDGEQGQGVAVDLRTIEEVQQAVDHARRFDNRVLLESFHEGLDLRILVIGFEVVAAAIRRPAEIIGDGQHSIGALIEARSRRRQAATGGESKIPLDQETQRTLHAAGYDYNSVLPAGERLFVRRTANLHTGGTLEDVTSLLHPALADAAIRAARALDIPVVGLDLLVPAADQPDHVFIEANERAGLANHDPQPTAERFIDLLFPHSQPAP; encoded by the coding sequence ATGAAAGCCAATGCCACGGCTTACAGCCAACGCCTGCTGCGCGGCCAGGCGCCCTCCTATGAACGTCTGCAAGCGCGCTTTGCCGAAGACGGCAGCGAACCCGGCAACGCCCCCATTGCCCTGCACTGCGGCTGGGGCCGACTGCTGATCGGCCACACCTTTCCCGATCCCGGCAGCCTCGCCGCGGAACTGCTCAACGAGCAGCCCGGTGAACGCGACATTGCTCTGTATGTAGCCGCGCCGCAGCAGGTGCTGGGCCTGGAACCGACGCAGCTGTTCCTCGACCCTTCCGACACCCTGCGCCTGTGGTTCAGCGACTACCGCCAGGCCACCCGGGTGTTTCGCGGCTTCCGCATCCGTCGCGCGCAAAGCGAGTCCGACTGGCAGGCCATCAACCGCCTGTACCAGGCACGGGGCATGCTGCCCATCGACCCGCAACGGCTGACCCCGCGCCATCAGGGCGGTCCGGTGTACTGGCTGGCCGAAGACCAGGACAGCGGCGCGGTGATCGGCAGCGTCATGGGCCTTGATCATCACAAGGCCTTCCAGGACCCGGAGCACGGCAGCAGCCTCTGGTGCCTGGCGGTGGACCCCGATTGCAGCCGCCCGGGCGTGGGCGAAGTGCTGGTGCGGCATCTGATCGAACACTTCATGAGCCGCGGCCTGAGCTATCTGGACCTGTCGGTGCTGCACGACAACCGCCAGGCCAAGAGCCTCTACGCCAAGCTGGGCTTTCGCACCCTGTCGACCTTTGCCATCAAGCGCAAGAACGGCATCAACCAGCCGCTGTTCCTCGGCCCCGGGCCCCAGGCGGACTTCAACCCCTATGCACGGATCATCGTCGAGGAGGCCCATCGCCGTGGCATCGATGTCCAGGTGGATGACGCCGACGCCGGGCTGTTCACCCTCAGCCACGGCGGTCGCCGGGTGCGCTGCCGGGAATCCCTGAGCGACCTGACCAGTGCCATCAGCATGAGCCTGTGCCAGGACAAGAGCCTGACCCACAAGGTGCTCAAAGAGGCCGGCCTGAAGCTGCCCGCCCAGCAACGGGCGGGCAGCGCCGACGACAACCTGGAGTTTCTCGACGAGCACCAGCGAGTGGTGGTCAAGCCGTTGGACGGAGAACAGGGCCAGGGCGTGGCCGTGGACCTGCGCACGATCGAAGAGGTGCAGCAGGCCGTCGACCACGCCCGCCGCTTTGACAACCGAGTGTTACTGGAAAGCTTCCACGAAGGCCTGGACCTGCGCATCCTGGTGATCGGCTTTGAAGTGGTGGCCGCGGCCATTCGCCGTCCCGCCGAGATCATCGGCGACGGCCAGCACTCCATTGGCGCGTTGATCGAGGCCCGCAGCCGCCGACGCCAGGCAGCCACCGGCGGCGAAAGCAAGATCCCCCTGGACCAGGAAACCCAGCGCACCCTGCATGCCGCCGGTTACGACTACAACAGCGTGCTGCCGGCCGGGGAGCGGCTGTTCGTCCGACGCACCGCCAACCTGCACACCGGCGGCACCCTGGAAGACGTCACCAGCCTCCTCCATCCGGCCCTGGCCGACGCCGCCATCCGCGCGGCCCGGGCCCTGGACATTCCGGTGGTCGGCCTGGATCTGCTGGTGCCCGCGGCGGACCAGCCGGACCATGTGTTCATCGAGGCCAACGAGCGCGCCGGGCTGGCCAACCACGACCCGCAACCCACTGCCGAGCGTTTTATCGACCTGCTGTTTCCCCACAGCCAACCTGCGCCTTGA
- a CDS encoding DUF3309 family protein, which yields MGTILIVILILLLIGGLPVFPHSRSWGYGPSGIIGVVLVVLLVLLLLGRI from the coding sequence ATGGGCACCATTCTGATCGTCATTCTGATTTTGCTGCTGATTGGCGGCCTGCCTGTATTCCCTCACTCCAGAAGTTGGGGTTATGGCCCTTCGGGAATCATCGGCGTCGTGCTGGTGGTGCTCTTGGTGTTATTGCTGCTGGGCAGGATTTGA